In Flammeovirga kamogawensis, the sequence ACCTTCTTCATTATTCTATTCCCATTTATATCAATAATAATCAATTGATAAATACCTTTTTCAAGGTTATCAACCAAGATTTTTTGTTCAGCTTGTAAAGTAAAGGTTAAGACTTGTACTCCCATTAAATTCACTAAAACACCTACTTTATCTTCTTGCCAATTTTCAGTAGTAATATGTAAAATGTGCTGAGCAGGATTTGGGAATATACTTACTTTCTTTTGTTCAAAATCTTTAAAACTAGTTACCGTTTCACCAAGAACTGTGAGTTTAATTTCAGCAATAAAACCACCATCGTCTGAAGTAGCCGTTATTGTAACCTCACCTTCTTTTAAAGCAGTTATAGTACCCTTATTATTTACTGATACAACCGTAGGATCAGAACTTTTCCAATCAATTAATTTATTCGTTGCATCTAAAGGTGTAAATATAATTTCCAATGTTTTTTCTTCACCAATTTTTAAAGACTGAGTGGTCGTTTCTATAGCAATAGCAGTAAGAAGCGTATTGTTGTTCTCTTCAAAAATATTGTATCTGTTATCAGCACCTATGTTTGGAGAATACTGATTAATCGATACTTTATTACCAAAAGGATCTGTATCTAAATTAAGTGGTATATCTTTAAAAATGCCTTTGCCCGCCATGGGGAAATCTGGTTCTTTAAATGATAACCCTCTATTTACAACAGGACTATTTTCACTTATTTGATACCCCTCTTTATGCTTTGCTCCTCTCTCTTTAAATAATGGTTTTTTAGAAATTGAATGCTTATCTAAATCAGTAAATTCAGTGCTTATATTCCCTTCAAATAAATTGTTTGAAACTATAAATTCTCCTTGCATGTCCATCTCCACATTTTCTCCAATAATACCATCTCCCTCTTGTACAAAAATATTATTATAGATATAAGTATTCTTACTATATAAAGAAAAATCTGGTTTAATCGGAGCATCAACATAGATTGTATTATTATAAATATATACTCCATCAGAAGGAATAGGGTCATTTTTTACCGTTTTCCCATCGATAGTAGTTGTTCCCACAAAACCGGATGTCCAAATAGTACTCCCATGAAAATCTCTTACACCATCATTCACGCTTACATTAAAACGATAAGCAACGTTGTGGTTATCACCTAAAATTTCAACAAATCCACCTTCAGAATCCTCGCTATAATTGTATTGAAAAATGATATTTTTATTCCCAAAATCAATATGCATTCCATAAGAATCGTTATACCCTCTAATACTTAAAGACTTATTGTACTGTGCTAAAACGTCAGTACATGAAAAAACCCACATTCCACTTCCTCTACCTACTAAACGAGTTTCGTTAGGGTCGCTATGTCCTGAATGGTCAAAAAAGTTATTCTCTACCAATGCATTTTTTACTTTTGATAAAATGATTCCCGAACCTCCCGTTTTTTCGAAGTGATTGTTTTTAATGATAAAATTTAATGATCTATTTACTTGATTGTCCTCTGTTCCTTTTCCTTTATGAATAGACCATACACCAGCTTTTCCTATATGAGAAAAATAACAATCCTCAATCAATACATCTTGGATAGTTATTGTTTTATCTACTTCATTACTATCTGATTCAAAACGAAGACCTGTTACATTTAAAGCATCAAAATCTTCTGGTAAAGACGTTCCAAATACATCTGTTATTTTAAGTTCTCTAAATATTAGATTTTCTGAAATACCTGTAGCCCATTTGTTTGCAACCACTAAAATTCCAAAACTTTTTTCTGCTCCCCAGCTCGATCTATCACTATTCTTCCTATCATTTTTAATCCAAATATTAGACATAATTACGTGCGAAACATTTATATATTTAATTGCTTCAAAGTAATCTCCTCCTTCAATAGCGCCAGATCCCGAAATTATAGGTAATTCTCCTTCACCATAACTACTGATTTCTATAGGCTTCTCTTCTGTACCAACACATTTAATAACTAAGTTACCTAAAAACGTATCTCCCCTTCTAAATAATAATTTATCACCTGCTTTTAATGTTCCTCCTT encodes:
- a CDS encoding Ig-like domain-containing protein, yielding MVNQLQLTVLLILMVLQTTFANSFLQETEAESTTFSEEIEVADHVNASGGSFIKLTGGESLNCAILDVPEDGDYDLRIFYFNGGKEQSFTYTINSSGEQSGTLSPSNWAYQGVAGNNKLTVTLSKGVNTITIKSPLSETLLLDKFVISEVQEEVILDTYYVSADGNDLNIGTKDSPWKTLARASQAALPLNEGGTLKAGDKLLFRRGDTFLGNLVIKCVGTEEKPIEISSYGEGELPIISGSGAIEGGDYFEAIKYINVSHVIMSNIWIKNDRKNSDRSSWGAEKSFGILVVANKWATGISENLIFRELKITDVFGTSLPEDFDALNVTGLRFESDSNEVDKTITIQDVLIEDCYFSHIGKAGVWSIHKGKGTEDNQVNRSLNFIIKNNHFEKTGGSGIILSKVKNALVENNFFDHSGHSDPNETRLVGRGSGMWVFSCTDVLAQYNKSLSIRGYNDSYGMHIDFGNKNIIFQYNYSEDSEGGFVEILGDNHNVAYRFNVSVNDGVRDFHGSTIWTSGFVGTTTIDGKTVKNDPIPSDGVYIYNNTIYVDAPIKPDFSLYSKNTYIYNNIFVQEGDGIIGENVEMDMQGEFIVSNNLFEGNISTEFTDLDKHSISKKPLFKERGAKHKEGYQISENSPVVNRGLSFKEPDFPMAGKGIFKDIPLNLDTDPFGNKVSINQYSPNIGADNRYNIFEENNNTLLTAIAIETTTQSLKIGEEKTLEIIFTPLDATNKLIDWKSSDPTVVSVNNKGTITALKEGEVTITATSDDGGFIAEIKLTVLGETVTSFKDFEQKKVSIFPNPAQHILHITTENWQEDKVGVLVNLMGVQVLTFTLQAEQKILVDNLEKGIYQLIIIDINGNRIMKKVVLN